One genomic segment of Streptomyces sp. RerS4 includes these proteins:
- a CDS encoding histidine phosphatase family protein encodes MRSIHVVTHPEASHHVEGLVGGWHDSALTPEGLREAAAIARALRSEIPEGADVELISSDLKRTRRTAEEIGALFGVEPVLDRRLREKSYGEAEGRPQEWLDRRFVPPPATGDRMGHDEGIEGAETRGAFAERVYAAMDEILRRPYEYQIIVAHGFTLTFIVAAWIGMPLASLGHVNLRAPSGSITHLREDDFFHNRQLARLGDTRHLDV; translated from the coding sequence GTGCGCAGCATCCACGTCGTCACCCATCCGGAAGCGAGTCACCACGTCGAGGGCCTGGTCGGCGGCTGGCACGACTCGGCGCTCACGCCCGAGGGCCTGCGGGAGGCGGCCGCCATCGCCCGCGCCCTGCGGAGCGAGATCCCCGAGGGCGCCGACGTGGAGCTGATCTCCTCGGACCTGAAGCGGACCCGCCGCACCGCCGAGGAGATCGGCGCCCTGTTCGGCGTGGAGCCCGTCCTGGACCGCCGGCTACGGGAGAAGTCGTACGGGGAAGCCGAGGGCCGGCCCCAGGAATGGCTGGACCGCCGCTTCGTGCCCCCGCCGGCCACCGGCGACCGGATGGGACACGACGAGGGCATCGAGGGCGCCGAGACGCGAGGCGCCTTCGCGGAACGCGTCTACGCGGCCATGGACGAGATCCTCCGGCGCCCCTACGAGTACCAGATCATCGTCGCCCACGGCTTCACGCTGACGTTCATCGTGGCGGCCTGGATCGGCATGCCGCTCGCCTCCCTCGGCCACGTCAACCTCCGCGCCCCCTCGGGCAGCATCACCCACCTGCGCGAGGACGACTTCTTCCACAACCGCCAACTGGCCCGCCTCGGCGACACCCGCCACCTGGACGTCTGA
- the asnB gene encoding asparagine synthase (glutamine-hydrolyzing): MCRIYGYFGFDLDARAMRAARAAQLPGGPDRQEYVRGEDWGLGCNRLAIQDPAHGSQPFAAADGSAYAVFNGEIYNFRAIREELAAHGVHVEGDSDGSVLLPYYALHGDRFVDRLEGMYAIALVDLRQGRRLKLWSDPLAVKSLYYEATARGVTFSSEPGGLTALRTRGPRLDPYAVDHYMNWQCLPPGASLHAGVASLRPGEQLVHDGRSVVVRPPRPVPAPAPDESRTPERLGTLLSDEVARMSLQSAPVAVQLSGGLDSAVLATLLAGRRRDVTGFHVTHEGGHPSNEEGYAREAAAHAGIPLDVVEIREAELPELIPPMVAALGTPNATPHALSAYVLFKAIAERSFRVCFVGDGADEQFGGYRRYSTALAADADTWREQYLDRLSLVPYARYRRLYTPEYRAFLDAGTSSRRRALELLGLPAPSRLEQLLTFDRLHKLPGLNLRKLDHLSMAHAVEGRVPYCQPAVTDFARRTPDALKVSGSRRKPILWDAGRALIPEAVRTRTKQPFTFPVDAFLAPGTKLWEFVTDVLGASRLRSTGFIAEAAVREVLAEHALRRDQARLLWGLMVLELSLP; this comes from the coding sequence GTGTGCCGGATCTACGGCTACTTCGGATTCGATCTCGACGCGCGCGCGATGCGCGCCGCGCGGGCCGCCCAACTGCCGGGCGGCCCGGACCGGCAGGAGTACGTCCGGGGCGAGGACTGGGGCCTGGGGTGCAATCGCCTCGCGATCCAGGACCCCGCGCACGGCAGCCAGCCGTTCGCCGCCGCGGACGGTTCGGCGTACGCGGTGTTCAACGGGGAGATCTACAACTTCCGTGCCATCAGGGAGGAACTCGCCGCGCACGGCGTGCACGTCGAGGGCGACTCGGACGGCTCGGTGCTGCTGCCCTACTACGCCCTGCACGGCGACCGCTTCGTGGACCGCCTCGAAGGCATGTACGCCATCGCCCTGGTGGACCTGCGCCAGGGGCGGCGGTTGAAGCTGTGGAGCGATCCGCTGGCCGTCAAGAGCCTGTACTACGAGGCCACCGCGCGCGGCGTCACGTTCTCCTCCGAGCCGGGCGGCCTCACCGCCCTGCGGACGCGGGGCCCGCGCCTGGACCCGTACGCCGTCGACCACTACATGAACTGGCAGTGCCTGCCCCCGGGTGCGTCCCTGCACGCCGGGGTCGCCTCGCTGCGTCCCGGCGAGCAGCTGGTCCACGACGGCCGGAGCGTCGTCGTCCGGCCGCCTCGGCCCGTTCCCGCGCCGGCGCCGGACGAGAGCCGCACCCCGGAGCGCCTCGGCACGCTGCTGAGCGACGAAGTGGCGCGGATGTCCCTCCAGTCGGCGCCCGTGGCCGTCCAGCTCTCCGGCGGACTGGACTCCGCCGTCCTCGCCACCCTGCTGGCCGGGCGGCGCCGCGACGTGACCGGCTTCCACGTCACCCACGAGGGCGGCCATCCCTCGAACGAGGAGGGTTACGCGCGCGAGGCCGCCGCCCACGCCGGCATCCCGCTCGATGTCGTCGAGATCCGCGAGGCGGAACTGCCCGAGCTGATACCGCCCATGGTGGCGGCGCTCGGCACCCCGAACGCCACGCCGCACGCGCTCAGCGCGTACGTCCTGTTCAAGGCGATCGCGGAGCGGTCCTTCCGCGTCTGCTTCGTCGGTGACGGGGCCGACGAGCAGTTCGGCGGCTACCGCCGCTACAGCACGGCGCTGGCCGCCGACGCGGACACCTGGCGGGAGCAGTACCTCGACCGACTGTCGCTGGTCCCGTACGCGCGCTACCGGCGGCTGTACACGCCCGAGTACCGCGCGTTCCTCGACGCGGGTACCAGCAGCCGGCGGCGCGCGCTGGAGCTGCTGGGCCTACCCGCCCCCTCGCGCCTGGAGCAGCTGCTGACCTTCGACCGGCTGCACAAGCTGCCCGGCCTCAACCTGCGCAAGCTCGACCACCTGTCCATGGCGCACGCGGTCGAGGGCCGCGTCCCCTACTGCCAGCCGGCCGTCACGGACTTCGCGCGGCGCACCCCGGACGCCCTGAAGGTCTCCGGAAGCCGCCGCAAACCGATCCTGTGGGACGCCGGCCGCGCCCTGATCCCGGAAGCGGTGCGGACCCGGACGAAACAGCCCTTCACCTTTCCGGTGGACGCGTTCCTGGCCCCGGGCACCAAGCTCTGGGAGTTCGTCACCGACGTCCTGGGCGCGTCCCGCCTGCGCAGTACGGGCTTCATCGCCGAAGCGGCGGTACGGGAGGTCCTCGCGGAGCACGCGCTGCGCCGCGACCAGGCCCGGCTGCTGTGGGGGCTGATGGTCCTGGAACTGTCCCTTCCCTGA